CAGGAGGTCTTTTCTCCTTCTCCTTCGCCTCCGGCTTCGGTTTCTCCTTCTCCTGCCTTTCTTTCTCCTTCACGTCGATGAGGTGACGCTCCAGGTCTTTCTCCGAAGGCATCCTCGGGGGCGGCGTTGGGGCGGTCTTCTCCTCATCGGGCGGAGAAGGTTTGACGACGATATCCGGGACGATCCCCTTGGCCTGAATGGATCGGCCGTTGGGTGTGTAGTAGCGCGCGGTCGTCAACCTCAACCCGGAGCCGTCCTTCAGGGAGAAGATCGTTTGAACCGAACCCTTCCCGAAAGTCTGGGTCCCCAGAATGATCCCCCGACCATGATCCTGAATGGCGCCGGCAACGATCTCGGCGCCGCTGGCGCTTCCCCCGTTGACCAGGACGACCAGAGGATAGCGGGCCAACGAATCGTCTTGGGGCTGGGCATGGAACTTCATCTTCTGCTCCTCCCTCCGGCCCTCGATCGAGACGATCAGCCCCGATTCCAGGAAGCGGTCCGCCACCTTCACGGCCTGATCCAACAGGCCTCCTGGATTGTTTCGGAGGTCGAGAATCAATCCCTTCAGGTTCCCCTTGGTCTCCTCCTCGATGGCCTTGATCGCCTTTTGAAACTCGGCGTCGGTCTTCTCCTGAAACTGGGAGAGGCGGATATAGCCATACTGCTTTTCGAGCACCTCATAACGGACGCTCCGGATCGGAATCACATCGCGGACCAAGGTGAACTCCCGCGGTTTCGGAAACCCCTCCCGCATGATGGTGAGGGTGACCTTTGTCCCCTTCGGGCCCCTCATCCGCTTGACCGCATCCATCAGACTGAGATTTTTGGTCAGCTCTCCGTCTATCCGGAGGATCTGATCGCCCGCCTGAATGCCTGCTCGATGGGCTGGCGTATCCTCGATCGGTGAGACCACGGTGAGCACGCCGTCCCGGATCGTGATCTCGATGCCCAGGCCCTCGAACCGACCTTTGGTCTCTTCCTGCATCTCCTTGAACATCGGAGGGGGTAAAAAGGCCGAATGGGGATCGAGCGTCTCGAGCATCCCCTTGATGGCCCCGTAGATGAGGTCTTTCGATTTGGTCTCCTCCACATACTCCTTCTGAAGCAGACTCAGGACATCGGCAAAGACCCTCAGATCTTCGTAGGTCGGATTGGAGAGGGCCGAGACCTTGTGAAAACGGCCCAATCCCACGGTCACGCCCAGGATAAAGAAAAGGCAGACCACGATGATGATCTTTGCATGCTTCATCCCTCTACCCTCAACCATCTTCTCCTCCCTCTCGCTCATCGCCTTCTCGACTCCTCGCCCTCCCCTGCTGAAGCCAGTTTGTCGGGCTGGGAAATCCAGTCCATCGGATCCTGGGCCTTTCCCTGATGGCGGACCTCAAAATAGAGGGACGGTCCTTTGAGGGCCCCGGCGCCGCCCACCAGACCGATCGTCTCGCCTTGAGCCACGACATCACCCGCCTTCTTCACCAGCTGGGAACAGTATCCGGAGACCGTGAAGAGATGATCTCCATGATCGATGATGACGAGATTTCCGAATCCTTTAAACCAATCGGCGAAGACGACCCTTCCGGGAAGGATCGCCTTGACCTCCGTCCCCATCTCCGCCTGGATCTCGATCCCGTTCTGTCCTCTCTCTCTGAAGAGGCTGATCACCTTCCCATGGACCGGCGGGGGGAGCCTCCCCTTGAACTGTTCGGGCCTCGTCTTCCCATAGGAGAGGAGGCTTTTTTCGCGCTCCAGTCGCTGAATGAGGGCCTGGAGGTTTCTCGCCCGCTCCTCCAGCTCCTCGAGCAACTTTTGATAGACCACCTTCTGGCTCTGGATCGATCGAAGGAGGTTCTGCTTCTCCTTGTGGATCGTCTCGATCTCGGCCTTCTTCTTCTCCACCTCCAGGATGGCGCCTTCCCACGCCCGCTGGGCCGTGGCGAGTTCCTCCTGGTAATGCTCTTTCAGGGCCACTTGGGATCGAAAGGCCTCTACCAGGCGTGCATCCGATTGGAGCAATGCCTTCATATAGGAATCCATCTTCAGGAGGTCGGAAAAGGAGGGAGAAGCCAGGACGATCGACTCCGGGGAGGTCCTCTCCATCTTATAAAGGGCGGTCAACCTCGAGAGGAATTCCCTCCGGGTCCGCTCCAGCCCTTGATTGAGCTTCGATATCTGGTCCCGGGTCTGTTTTAACCTCTCCCGAATCCGGGCCACCTCTCGCTCCATCGCTCTCAACTCTTTCGTCCTCTTGAAGAGTTCGGTTTCAAGCCTATTGAGGGTATCGAGAATCGACGTCTCCTGCCCACGGATCGCCTTTTCCTTCTTCCGGGCCGCCGAGATCTCTTTGCGGATATCGGTCAGGGTCCTCTTCTTCTCGGTGAGGTCTCTCTCGATCTGGTCCTTCCGGCTTCCCTCCACGGCAGGAAGGCCCAGGAGAAGGTTTGCGCAAGCCACCATCACCAGGATCGACCGTTTCTTGCCCCGGACCATCCCTCAACACCTTTTGTATCTGATAAATTTCATCGTCGCCACCCAGCTTCCGAAAAGCCCCATCAGGGCTCCCCCAAGGAGGATCCACAGGACCGTCACCTCGGGAAGAAACGTTAGGGGGAGGTCGGCCAACCACCCCTTCCTGAAAGGGGCGAGGGCCAGGCGGACGACCTCATACAACAGGCGAAGAAACCCGATGGCCATCCCTGCTCCGAAGAGACCCTGGATCACCCCCTCGAGATAGAATGGGACCTGGATGTAAGCCGGGCTCGCCCCTGCCATCTGCATCGCTTCGATCTCCTCCTTGCGGGACGAGATGGTCAGCTGGAGCGTATTGGAGACGATGAAGAGGATCGCCGCCAGCAGCAGTCCACCCAGGATCCACTGGGTGAGCCGGACGATGTGGATGAGCACCGAGAAGGTCTCCATCCACTCCTGGCCGTAACGGATCTCCTCGATCGACGAGATCCTCTTCAGTTGACCCACCACCTCCTCCATCTTCGTCCTGCCCCAGTAGTCCTTCTTCAGTCGGATCTCGATGGAGGCGGGAAAGGTCGAGGGCTTGACGCCATCGAGGAGGTTCTTCTGGGGACCGAGCTTCGCCTCCATGAAGGCCATGGCATCGAAGGGCGAAAGGTAATTGACCTCCTCCACGCCCTCCAGCTCTCTGATCCTCTTCAGGAGTGCCTCCACCTCGGAAAGCGAGGTCTCGCCCCTGAGGTAGGCGATCACCTCGAACCTCTCCCCCCATTTTTCGAGGAGGGTGGTGAGGTTGAAGGCGATCAGGGAAAAGGAGAGGAAGATGAGGAGGGAGATGCCGATGATCGTGACGGTGGCCAGGTTGGAGAAGAGGTTTCCCCTCATGTTTCGGAGGGCCCTTCTCATGGCATTGCCCAAGAAAGCGATCATCCCTCGACGATCACCCCTTCTTCTCCGTTTCCATCCCCGCTTTCCTCCGCCCCGAGAAAAATCCTTCGGTAGGGATATCGCTGGATCAGGTGGGCATCCTGGGTGGCCAGGAGGATCGTCGTCCCTTCCTGGTGGAGTTCGGACAGGATGGCCATCACCTTTTCGGTCATCTCCTCGTCGAGAAGGCCCGTGGGTTCGTCGGCCAGGATCAAGGGAGGTTTTCGTACCACCGCCCTTGCGATGCTCACCCGCTGCTGTTCCCCCGCCGAGAGGGAAAAAATCGGATCCTCGGCCCTCTCCAACAGCCCGATCTGGCTCAACCTCTCCAACACCATCCTCTGGATGTCTCGATGGGGGCATCCGATGACTTCGAGGGTGAGGGCAACATTCTCTCTCACGTTCCGATCGGTCAGGAGTTTGAAATCCGGGGAGATGATCCCCATCCTTCTCCTCAGCTGATCCACCTTCTTGAACCCGGGTTGGGTGAGGCGAAGGCCATCGACGATCACCTCTCCCGAACTCGCCGGCTCCAAGCCGTAGAGGATGCGGAGGAGGCTGCTCTTTCCGGATCCGCTCGGACCGGAGATGAACACAAACTCCCCTGCCTCGACCTCCAGACTGAGGTTGGAGAGGGCGGTGATTCGATTCGGATAGGTCTTCGAGACGCCAGACAGGTGGATCATCAAGTCCAAACTAACACGATCCCCCTCTTTTTGCAAGAAAGGGTCGGTGAGGCCGCGATCGCCCCTTGAGGCCTTTTCTCCTCGGGAAAGGGTTCTCTATTCGCCTTTGAAATCGGGCCTTCGCTTCTCGACGAAGGCCCTGGCAGCCTCCTGATGATCCTGGGTCTCGGAAAGGAGCGCGAGCTGGGAGGAGATGTAGTCGAGGTGTGAGCGCAGGGTACTTGACTGGGCTTGGTAAATGGCCCGTTTCATCATGCGGACGGCAAGGGGGGGTCGGGAGGCGATCTTTTCGGCCAATCCCCGCGCCTCTTCCAGCAATCGATCATGGGGGACGACGCGGTTGACCAAACCGATTCTCAAGGCCTCCTCCGGGGTGATCACCTCCCCGGTCAGCAACAGTTCCATGGCCTTTCCCAGGCCCACGAGCCTCGGCAGGAGATAGGCTCCTCCATCTCCGGGGACGAGCCCCAAAAGTATATAAGACTCGGAGAGCCTGGCCCGGTCGGAACAGATCCTCAGGTCACACATCATCGCCATGTCCAGGCCGGCGCCCATGGCCGCGCCGTTGATGGCTGCGATCACGGGTTTGTCCAGGTCCTCGAGCGTCAGGGCGATGCGATGGACGCCTTCCCACAAAAACCGCTTCATCGCCCAAAGCCGGAGTTTCCCCTCGGCCATGTCCCGGATATCCCCACCGGAGCAGAAGGTATCCCCCTTGCCGGTGACGAGGATGACCCGGATGCGGGCATCCTCTTTGGCCCGTTCGAGGAACTCCCTCCAGAGCCTGATCATCTCCTCGCTGAAGGTATTCTTCACCTCGGGTCGATTCAAGATGATCCAGGCCAGTGGACCATCGACCTGATAGAGCACGTGGGGCTCTCCCATCCTCCGCTCCCTTCAATCCTCCTTCAGATTTCCTGCTAACTTCCAGTCCACCTCTTTCAACACGTCCCCAAGGGTGCCGAGGGAGCCATCCTGCGCCGCCTTCTTCTTGTATCGATCGAACTCCTCCCGGTCCTCCCTCTCCTCCAGGGCCCTCTGGGAGAGCCTCACCCTCCCCTCCTCTTCGACGGAGAGGATGGCGACCTCGATTTCGCTCCCCCTTGGAAACCGCCTTTTTATATCCCCCTTCTCGGTGCTCCGAAGCTCCTCCAGGGGGAGAAATCCTTTCATCTTCGTCCCGAGCCGAGGAAGCCCAACAAAGATCCCATAAGGCTTAACCTCCTCCACGATCCCCCTAAGGACCTGCCCCGGTTCGAGCCGCACCTCCGCGGCCCCCCCTTCCCTCTCCATCTTCTTTCTCAGCTCCGCCTCTTTGATCGACAGAGAGATGCGCCTCGTCTCGTGATCGATGCCGAGGACGAGAACCTCGACAGACTCCCCTTCTTTCAAGACCTGTTTGGGATGGGTCACCCGCTCGTAGCGGATTTCGGAGATGTGGACCAGACCGTCGACCCCGGGGGCCACCTCGACGAAGGCCCCGAAGTCGGTCAATCGGGTCACCTTCCCTTGAATGATCTCTCCCTCCTCAAAACCGAGCCCCTTCTGCCAGGCGTCGGGTTCGAGGGCCTTGAGGGAGAGGGAAATCCTGGGCTTTCCCTCTTTTTCCGACTCCACCTTGAGCACCTTCACCCGGACGGGCTGACCCACCTGAAGGACCTCGGAGGGGTGCTCGATCCTTCCGTGGGAGATCTCGGAGATGTGGATCATCCCTTCGAGGCCCCCGAGATCCACGAAGGCGCCGAAGTGGGTTAATTTGGTTACCTTCCCTTCAAATTCGACGTCGGGCTGGAGTCTTGCAAGGGTCTCCTTGGCCAATCGCTCCTGTTCCTCCTCCAGGATCGCCCGCCGCGAGACGATGATGTTCTTGCCCCTCTCCCTGATCTCCGTGATGCGAAACCGGTATCTCGCTCCGAGATGGACCTCTGGTTTCTCTGTATAGATCAGATCGATCTGGCTCATCGGGCAAAAGGCCCGAAACCCTGAGAGGTCGATCTCAAACCCCCCTTTGATGACGGCGGAGACCCTTCCCTCGACAGGGAGGCGATTCTCCTTGGCATCGCGCAGTAGATCGAGGGTGTCCGCCCCCTGGATCTTCATCCCCCGGGTCAACCGGATCCCGTCTTTGAGAGAGGCCACCCGCATCTCGACCCGATCCCCCGGTTTGACGGTCAGGTGTCCCTGTTCGTCCAGAAACTCTCCGATATCGGCAACCCCCTCGCTCTTGCCTCCTAGATCGACGAAGACCGAATCCTTGCCGACCTTGGCAACCACCCCGGTGACCCTCTCTCCCGGCCTCACCCTCTGGCTGGGCCTCTCATAGCTCGCCTTTAAAAGTTCTTCAAAGCTGATTTCCCTCTCCTTCTCTTTGTCCGCCATTCCCCTTGCCTTTCATTGATTGAGTGGGTTCACCCTTGAAGCCAGCCTCCGGTTACTTCCTCTCCTCAACGGAGATCAGCTCCACCTCGAAGATGAGCGTAGCGTTGGGACCGATCTGGGGACCGGCGCCCCTCTCCCCATAGGCCAGATGGGGCGGGATGAAGAGCTGCCATTTGGCCCCCTCCTCCATCAGCTGGAGGGCCTCGGTCCATCCCGCGATGACGCCGCTGACCGGGAAGGTAGCGGGTTGGCCGCGGCGGTAGGAACTGTCGAATTCGGTCCCGTCGATCAGCGTGCCCCGGTAATGGGTGGTGACCGTATCGGACAGCTTCGGCCTCTTCCCGCTCCCCTTCTTTAACACCTTATACTGGAGGCCACTGGCCAACGTCACCACGCCTTCCTTCTTTCGGTTCTCCGCCAAAAAGGCCTCCCCTTCTTTCTTGTTCTTCTCCCCCATCTTTCTGGCGGCCTCCTCCTGTTTGGCCTGAAATTCCTTCTGAAAGGCCGCGATCGTCTCCTTCATCTCCTGGTCGGTCATGAGGGGTTTGTTGCCCGAGAGCGCGTCTTTGAGGCCTCGGAGGAGGAGGTCGGGGTTGATCTCGATCGACTGCCTCTTGAGGTTCGTCCCGATGTCCATCCCGATGACATAGCTCACCCGGTCTTTCTGATCTTTCAAGACCGGCGTTGCCTGCCCATGGGCCTCCGCCCCGAAGAGCAAAAGCCCCAAAACGACGATCCAGCCGTGCTTCATGCGGCCTCCTTTCTGGAGAAAGATTTCGGCAACGATAACTTTGATTGTAAAAGGATAGGCCCAGGGATGCAAAGAAAAAAGTGCCCGAGGGGATCTCTATCCTACATCAATCCGGCGATCGATCTCTGCGCAAAGGAGAGGACATTGGCAGGAAAGAGTCCCATGTAAAGGGTCCCGATCAGGGCCAAAATCAATGCGAGAACCGGGGCCGGAAGAAAGGCAGGGAGGGAGATCTCTCGGGTGGCCTCCCTGAAATACATCAAGACCGTCACCCGGAGGTAGTAATAGACGGAGAGGGCGCTGTTGAGGACACCGATGACGGTCAACCAGTAAAACTTGGCCTCCACGGCCGCGCTGAAGACATAAAATTTGGCCATGAACCCGCCCAAAGGGGGGATGCCCGCCATCGAAAGGAGGAAGATCGTCAGGGAGGCGGCCAGAAGAGGATACTTAAATCCGATCCCCGCGTAGTCCGTGATCTGGGTATTCTCCTCCCCTTTCTTCCCGAGGAGGATGACGCAGGTAAAGGCCCCGAGGTTCATGAAGGCATAGGCCATGAGATAGAAGAGGATCCCCGCGGTCCCGGAGGGATTTCCAGCCACGAAGGCGACCAGGATGTACCCGGCATGGGCGATGCTCGAGTAGGCCAGCATCCTTTTGATGTTGCTCTGGGAGATGGCCAGGAGATTTCCCACGGTCATGGTCAAGGCCGCCAGAAGCCACAGGATGGCCGTCCAGTCGGTCCGGAACTCCCCGAGGCCCGTGAAGAAGACCCGGAGGAGGGCCGAAAAACCGGCGGCCTTGACGCCGGTGGCCATGAAGGCGGTCACCGAAGTGGGCGCCCCCTCGTAGACATCGGGCGTCCACATGTGAAAGGGAACCGAGGCGATCTTGAAACCGAAGCCGATCGTCAGAAAGGCGAGGCTCATCAGGAGCAGGGGATGATCCAAGAGCCTCTTTTCAGCGATGAAGGAGGCGATCGCCTTCAGGGAAAGGGAGCCCGTGGCCCCGTAGAGGAAGGCGATCCCGTAGAGGAGAAACCCGGTGGCAAAGGCCCCTAACAG
This window of the Thermodesulfobacteriota bacterium genome carries:
- a CDS encoding S1 RNA-binding domain-containing protein — encoded protein: MADKEKEREISFEELLKASYERPSQRVRPGERVTGVVAKVGKDSVFVDLGGKSEGVADIGEFLDEQGHLTVKPGDRVEMRVASLKDGIRLTRGMKIQGADTLDLLRDAKENRLPVEGRVSAVIKGGFEIDLSGFRAFCPMSQIDLIYTEKPEVHLGARYRFRITEIRERGKNIIVSRRAILEEEQERLAKETLARLQPDVEFEGKVTKLTHFGAFVDLGGLEGMIHISEISHGRIEHPSEVLQVGQPVRVKVLKVESEKEGKPRISLSLKALEPDAWQKGLGFEEGEIIQGKVTRLTDFGAFVEVAPGVDGLVHISEIRYERVTHPKQVLKEGESVEVLVLGIDHETRRISLSIKEAELRKKMEREGGAAEVRLEPGQVLRGIVEEVKPYGIFVGLPRLGTKMKGFLPLEELRSTEKGDIKRRFPRGSEIEVAILSVEEEGRVRLSQRALEEREDREEFDRYKKKAAQDGSLGTLGDVLKEVDWKLAGNLKED
- a CDS encoding ATP-binding cassette domain-containing protein, with the translated sequence MIHLSGVSKTYPNRITALSNLSLEVEAGEFVFISGPSGSGKSSLLRILYGLEPASSGEVIVDGLRLTQPGFKKVDQLRRRMGIISPDFKLLTDRNVRENVALTLEVIGCPHRDIQRMVLERLSQIGLLERAEDPIFSLSAGEQQRVSIARAVVRKPPLILADEPTGLLDEEMTEKVMAILSELHQEGTTILLATQDAHLIQRYPYRRIFLGAEESGDGNGEEGVIVEG
- a CDS encoding peptidoglycan DD-metalloendopeptidase family protein, with amino-acid sequence MVRGKKRSILVMVACANLLLGLPAVEGSRKDQIERDLTEKKRTLTDIRKEISAARKKEKAIRGQETSILDTLNRLETELFKRTKELRAMEREVARIRERLKQTRDQISKLNQGLERTRREFLSRLTALYKMERTSPESIVLASPSFSDLLKMDSYMKALLQSDARLVEAFRSQVALKEHYQEELATAQRAWEGAILEVEKKKAEIETIHKEKQNLLRSIQSQKVVYQKLLEELEERARNLQALIQRLEREKSLLSYGKTRPEQFKGRLPPPVHGKVISLFRERGQNGIEIQAEMGTEVKAILPGRVVFADWFKGFGNLVIIDHGDHLFTVSGYCSQLVKKAGDVVAQGETIGLVGGAGALKGPSLYFEVRHQGKAQDPMDWISQPDKLASAGEGEESRRR
- a CDS encoding FKBP-type peptidyl-prolyl cis-trans isomerase encodes the protein MKHGWIVVLGLLLFGAEAHGQATPVLKDQKDRVSYVIGMDIGTNLKRQSIEINPDLLLRGLKDALSGNKPLMTDQEMKETIAAFQKEFQAKQEEAARKMGEKNKKEGEAFLAENRKKEGVVTLASGLQYKVLKKGSGKRPKLSDTVTTHYRGTLIDGTEFDSSYRRGQPATFPVSGVIAGWTEALQLMEEGAKWQLFIPPHLAYGERGAGPQIGPNATLIFEVELISVEERK
- a CDS encoding enoyl-CoA hydratase-related protein, with the protein product MGEPHVLYQVDGPLAWIILNRPEVKNTFSEEMIRLWREFLERAKEDARIRVILVTGKGDTFCSGGDIRDMAEGKLRLWAMKRFLWEGVHRIALTLEDLDKPVIAAINGAAMGAGLDMAMMCDLRICSDRARLSESYILLGLVPGDGGAYLLPRLVGLGKAMELLLTGEVITPEEALRIGLVNRVVPHDRLLEEARGLAEKIASRPPLAVRMMKRAIYQAQSSTLRSHLDYISSQLALLSETQDHQEAARAFVEKRRPDFKGE
- a CDS encoding S41 family peptidase translates to MSEREEKMVEGRGMKHAKIIIVVCLFFILGVTVGLGRFHKVSALSNPTYEDLRVFADVLSLLQKEYVEETKSKDLIYGAIKGMLETLDPHSAFLPPPMFKEMQEETKGRFEGLGIEITIRDGVLTVVSPIEDTPAHRAGIQAGDQILRIDGELTKNLSLMDAVKRMRGPKGTKVTLTIMREGFPKPREFTLVRDVIPIRSVRYEVLEKQYGYIRLSQFQEKTDAEFQKAIKAIEEETKGNLKGLILDLRNNPGGLLDQAVKVADRFLESGLIVSIEGRREEQKMKFHAQPQDDSLARYPLVVLVNGGSASGAEIVAGAIQDHGRGIILGTQTFGKGSVQTIFSLKDGSGLRLTTARYYTPNGRSIQAKGIVPDIVVKPSPPDEEKTAPTPPPRMPSEKDLERHLIDVKEKERQEKEKPKPEAKEKEKRPPDAQLERALELLKSWEIFKNIATKKSG
- a CDS encoding NADH-quinone oxidoreductase subunit N; the protein is MKFPEIDLYLIAPEIVLAVFGFLVLLIDVFWPKRERKEFLGLLSLVGVAIAFFYTLPLVGSGKSGFEGMFVADGLAVFFKITILLIAFLTLLTSMGYVTREGMGFGEYYALLLFATLGMVLMASGAHLIVLFLGLETMSISVYILAGMMREDHRSVESAFKYFLLGAFATGFLLYGIAFLYGATGSLSLKAIASFIAEKRLLDHPLLLMSLAFLTIGFGFKIASVPFHMWTPDVYEGAPTSVTAFMATGVKAAGFSALLRVFFTGLGEFRTDWTAILWLLAALTMTVGNLLAISQSNIKRMLAYSSIAHAGYILVAFVAGNPSGTAGILFYLMAYAFMNLGAFTCVILLGKKGEENTQITDYAGIGFKYPLLAASLTIFLLSMAGIPPLGGFMAKFYVFSAAVEAKFYWLTVIGVLNSALSVYYYLRVTVLMYFREATREISLPAFLPAPVLALILALIGTLYMGLFPANVLSFAQRSIAGLM
- a CDS encoding ABC transporter permease, whose amino-acid sequence is MIAFLGNAMRRALRNMRGNLFSNLATVTIIGISLLIFLSFSLIAFNLTTLLEKWGERFEVIAYLRGETSLSEVEALLKRIRELEGVEEVNYLSPFDAMAFMEAKLGPQKNLLDGVKPSTFPASIEIRLKKDYWGRTKMEEVVGQLKRISSIEEIRYGQEWMETFSVLIHIVRLTQWILGGLLLAAILFIVSNTLQLTISSRKEEIEAMQMAGASPAYIQVPFYLEGVIQGLFGAGMAIGFLRLLYEVVRLALAPFRKGWLADLPLTFLPEVTVLWILLGGALMGLFGSWVATMKFIRYKRC